A region of Williamwhitmania sp. DNA encodes the following proteins:
- a CDS encoding C10 family peptidase — protein sequence MKRIILIFSIILFGVNNCLKANPVSIESAQDVALKFVQHFSSRSVNTVSDVIVYKGSTAPAFYVFTFQGGGFVMVAADDAVTPILGYSTTSTFGKNNVPVNAQDWLNSYKSQISDIVAKRVDNTQTLNEWNRIRNGQFSATRGAVAPLVTTTWDQGCYYNQLCPSDASATTICEHAYTGCVATAMAQIMKYWNYPNQGNGSHTYTDPTYGSLSADFGSTTYNWANMPNSIADTNNDVATLMYHCGVSVDMTYGADGSGAFSGVVPAALINYFSYSPTAEIKYLSSFTTDNWILMIKSELDAQRPVYYAGDNGTEGHAFVCDGYDSYNDFHFNWGWSGYANGYYAIGALNPTSSYKFNYNNEVIVRIKPPSNAPIASFTASTTIPDVNTPVTFTDKSTNSPTSWKWYFEGGTPSTSSDQNPHVTYDTTGSYLVSLTVSNTDGSDTKTMSGYISAGGASAAWIKQNTGFVTPDRYISQITIVNPMVVWAKAEDGSGSNNYIREFTRTTDGGITWTPGEISFTNSSSYGVSNIFPMNDTVCYACMFPITDSYGGYIVKTEDGGNTWVIQSSATFATDQGWADIVHFFNENDGVAMGDPNSHGFVIYTTSNGGNNWTLVPYSNIPANLSGETGVTNLYDAVGNTLWFTTSKGRIYKTTDKGASWTVANTGLSSTCTPTFKDANIGIVALNASPYTLKKTTDGGATWTTLTPTGTFLVTPNLSYVKGTQSMWVDVSATQGSTGSAYSIDDCASFKNIDMGAAQYTAVAFLDSLTGWAGGYNIDSTNGGIYKWNPTYNLTTGVNPIPSVNQNIKMYPNPSSDLVTVEFSAPLEASATVTVYNLLGEKVRILNAASGDNSARVSVSGLSSGMYILTVQSGGRLITTERLSVVH from the coding sequence ATGAAAAGAATTATTTTAATTTTCTCCATAATTCTGTTTGGAGTAAATAATTGTTTGAAGGCTAATCCAGTTAGCATAGAATCTGCCCAAGATGTGGCATTAAAGTTTGTTCAGCATTTTTCTTCCCGAAGTGTAAATACTGTTTCCGATGTTATAGTATACAAGGGTAGCACTGCACCAGCCTTTTACGTGTTTACTTTTCAAGGAGGAGGATTCGTAATGGTAGCTGCCGATGATGCAGTTACCCCAATCTTAGGCTACTCTACCACCTCCACTTTTGGCAAGAATAATGTGCCGGTTAACGCACAGGATTGGTTAAATAGCTATAAAAGCCAGATTTCTGATATTGTAGCAAAGCGCGTTGATAACACTCAGACCTTGAATGAATGGAATAGGATAAGGAATGGACAATTTTCAGCAACTAGAGGTGCTGTTGCCCCTTTAGTTACTACCACGTGGGATCAAGGGTGTTACTATAACCAGCTATGCCCTTCAGATGCAAGTGCAACAACAATTTGTGAACATGCTTACACGGGTTGCGTTGCCACAGCAATGGCACAAATTATGAAATATTGGAACTATCCAAATCAAGGCAATGGATCACATACATATACTGATCCAACGTATGGAAGTTTGTCCGCTGATTTTGGCTCAACTACTTATAATTGGGCAAATATGCCAAACTCCATTGCTGATACTAATAATGATGTAGCAACGCTTATGTATCATTGCGGTGTTTCTGTTGATATGACTTATGGAGCTGATGGTTCTGGTGCCTTTTCAGGGGTGGTTCCTGCAGCTTTAATAAACTATTTTTCTTATTCACCAACGGCGGAAATTAAGTACTTAAGTAGCTTTACAACCGACAATTGGATTTTGATGATTAAGAGTGAACTTGATGCACAACGCCCTGTGTATTATGCTGGGGATAACGGTACTGAAGGCCATGCCTTTGTTTGCGATGGTTATGATAGCTATAACGATTTCCATTTTAACTGGGGTTGGTCAGGATATGCAAATGGATATTATGCAATAGGGGCTTTGAATCCAACATCATCATACAAGTTTAACTATAATAATGAAGTAATTGTAAGGATAAAGCCTCCGTCAAATGCTCCAATAGCTAGTTTTACGGCAAGTACAACAATTCCTGACGTGAATACACCTGTAACATTTACCGATAAGTCAACCAATAGTCCTACCTCGTGGAAGTGGTATTTTGAGGGAGGAACCCCTTCTACATCAAGCGATCAGAATCCACATGTTACCTATGACACTACTGGTTCATATCTTGTTTCGCTCACAGTTTCTAATACGGATGGCAGTGATACTAAGACCATGTCAGGGTATATTAGTGCAGGAGGAGCTTCTGCCGCTTGGATAAAACAAAATACTGGTTTCGTTACACCAGATAGATATATTAGCCAGATTACGATTGTCAATCCGATGGTTGTATGGGCAAAAGCTGAAGATGGATCCGGTTCAAATAATTATATCCGTGAGTTTACCCGAACAACTGATGGAGGGATTACTTGGACTCCAGGTGAAATATCGTTTACAAACTCTTCAAGTTATGGTGTTTCCAATATTTTCCCGATGAATGATACCGTATGCTATGCATGCATGTTCCCCATTACGGATAGCTATGGAGGATACATTGTCAAAACGGAAGATGGTGGCAATACTTGGGTAATTCAATCCTCTGCAACCTTTGCCACCGATCAAGGTTGGGCCGACATTGTCCACTTCTTTAACGAAAATGATGGTGTGGCAATGGGCGATCCTAATAGCCATGGGTTTGTAATATATACTACCTCTAATGGTGGAAATAACTGGACGTTGGTGCCCTATTCCAACATTCCTGCTAATCTTAGCGGCGAAACTGGTGTGACAAACTTGTACGATGCCGTTGGAAATACGCTTTGGTTTACAACATCCAAAGGAAGAATTTACAAGACCACCGATAAGGGTGCCTCTTGGACCGTTGCAAATACTGGATTGTCGAGCACTTGTACTCCAACTTTTAAGGATGCAAATATTGGAATCGTTGCCCTAAATGCATCACCATATACCTTGAAAAAAACTACCGATGGTGGGGCAACATGGACAACACTTACTCCTACTGGGACATTCCTTGTAACACCAAATCTATCCTATGTAAAGGGAACACAGTCTATGTGGGTTGATGTAAGTGCGACTCAAGGCTCTACAGGCTCTGCCTATAGTATAGACGATTGTGCTTCTTTCAAAAATATCGATATGGGTGCTGCTCAGTATACCGCTGTTGCATTTCTTGATTCCCTAACCGGCTGGGCTGGCGGATATAACATAGATTCTACTAATGGAGGTATTTACAAGTGGAATCCTACCTATAATTTAACAACTGGGGTTAATCCTATTCCTTCGGTAAACCAGAATATTAAGATGTATCCAAACCCCTCAAGCGATTTGGTTACGGTGGAGTTTTCTGCCCCATTGGAGGCATCTGCTACCGTTACTGTTTATAACCTGCTTGGCGAAAAGGTTCGAATATTAAATGCTGCATCGGGCGATAATTCTGCGCGCGTGAGCGTTTCTGGCTTGAGTTCAGGTATGTATATTCTTACCGTGCAAAGCGGTGGAAGGTTAATCACCACAGAACGACTGTCGGTTGTTCATTAG
- a CDS encoding secondary thiamine-phosphate synthase enzyme YjbQ, with translation MKSYRKELWFETKTRRELINITPDIQQCLEESGIQEGFLLCNAMHITASVFINDDESGLHHDYEAWLEKLAPEKPYAQYKHNGFEDNADAHLKRTIMGREVVVAITDGRLDFGPWEQIFYGEFDGKRKKRVLVKIIGE, from the coding sequence ATGAAAAGCTATAGAAAAGAGCTGTGGTTTGAAACAAAAACTCGCAGAGAGCTGATCAATATTACTCCCGATATTCAACAGTGTTTAGAGGAGAGTGGAATACAAGAGGGCTTTCTACTGTGTAACGCCATGCACATAACCGCCAGCGTGTTTATCAACGACGACGAAAGTGGCCTCCACCATGATTATGAAGCTTGGCTCGAAAAGTTAGCCCCGGAAAAACCATATGCCCAATACAAGCATAACGGTTTTGAAGACAACGCCGATGCCCACCTAAAAAGAACGATCATGGGAAGAGAAGTCGTGGTGGCCATTACCGATGGTCGCCTTGATTTCGGACCTTGGGAGCAAATCTTCTATGGGGAGTTCGACGGAAAACGAAAGAAGCGAGTTCTGGTAAAAATAATTGGAGAATAA
- a CDS encoding phospho-sugar mutase has protein sequence MDTQLLQLVTEKAQGWLNKSFDQETRDKVQHLLEHDQAELIEAFYTQLEFGTGGLRGIMGVGTNRMNIYTLGMATQGLANYIKKQFSHLKEIKVAIAHDPRNNSRLFAETTANIFSANGFSVYLFAGPRPTPELSYAIRKLGCQSGVVVTASHNPKEYNGYKVYWEDGGQIIAPHDDNIIAEVAKITSIDQINWKANPKKISSLDEKFDNIYINAIKELSISPEVIKKHGDIKIVYTPIHGTGKDLVPHALKSFGFTNVFRVSEQDFFDGNFPTVASPNPEEAAALSLALKRAEEVGADIVLGTDPDGDRVGIAVRDNDGKMILLNGNQTGSILFYYILSQLKAKGKLVGEEFTVKTIVTSDLLSSIAEKFGVECLEVLTGFKYIADAIRRNEGKKQFIVGGEESYGYLVGDLVRDKDAVISCAMICEAAAWAKSEGLTLYKLLLKIYTEFGLYREKLVSITKKGKEGKEEIIRMMEKFRQSPPETILGSQVMIIHDYEKQSSYDMISHLRYAISLPKSDVLQIIMQDGTKVSIRPSGTEPKIKLYFGVKSTISNESEFEANWHKLDDKVASIIQELKL, from the coding sequence ATGGATACCCAACTACTTCAATTGGTAACGGAAAAAGCCCAAGGCTGGCTAAACAAATCGTTCGACCAAGAAACGCGTGATAAAGTTCAGCATTTGCTGGAGCATGATCAAGCAGAGCTGATTGAAGCGTTCTATACTCAGCTGGAGTTTGGCACCGGAGGGCTTCGAGGAATCATGGGCGTTGGCACCAACCGAATGAACATTTACACCCTTGGCATGGCCACACAAGGCTTAGCCAATTATATAAAGAAACAATTTTCGCACCTCAAGGAAATAAAGGTTGCCATTGCGCATGACCCAAGAAACAACAGCCGCCTCTTTGCAGAAACAACTGCCAATATTTTCTCCGCAAATGGTTTTAGTGTGTACCTCTTTGCAGGCCCACGCCCTACCCCTGAACTCAGCTATGCAATCAGAAAACTTGGCTGCCAAAGTGGAGTTGTTGTAACTGCTTCACATAATCCAAAGGAATACAATGGCTATAAGGTTTACTGGGAAGATGGAGGGCAGATTATTGCACCTCACGACGACAACATTATTGCCGAGGTTGCCAAAATAACCTCCATCGATCAAATAAACTGGAAGGCAAATCCCAAAAAAATTAGTTCACTTGACGAGAAGTTCGACAACATTTATATCAATGCCATCAAGGAACTCTCCATATCTCCTGAGGTTATAAAGAAGCATGGTGATATTAAAATTGTTTACACTCCCATTCACGGTACGGGGAAAGACTTGGTGCCTCATGCACTAAAATCCTTCGGTTTTACCAATGTGTTTAGGGTGAGCGAGCAGGACTTTTTCGATGGGAACTTTCCAACAGTAGCCTCACCAAATCCAGAGGAAGCTGCTGCACTCAGCTTGGCGCTCAAACGAGCAGAGGAAGTTGGCGCCGACATTGTTTTGGGCACCGACCCCGATGGAGATAGAGTTGGCATTGCCGTTAGAGATAATGACGGAAAGATGATCCTTTTAAATGGTAACCAAACTGGGTCAATTCTTTTTTACTACATACTTTCTCAGCTGAAGGCAAAAGGCAAGCTCGTAGGAGAAGAATTTACCGTTAAAACCATTGTTACCTCCGACTTGCTCTCTTCAATTGCCGAAAAGTTTGGCGTTGAATGCCTTGAGGTTCTTACTGGTTTCAAATACATTGCCGATGCAATTCGTCGCAACGAGGGCAAAAAACAGTTCATTGTGGGTGGCGAGGAGAGCTACGGTTACCTAGTTGGCGACCTTGTTCGGGACAAGGACGCTGTAATATCCTGTGCCATGATTTGCGAAGCTGCGGCATGGGCAAAGAGTGAAGGATTAACCCTTTACAAGCTGTTGTTAAAAATTTACACGGAATTTGGTCTTTATCGTGAAAAGTTGGTTTCCATAACCAAAAAGGGGAAAGAGGGCAAGGAGGAGATTATACGAATGATGGAAAAATTTCGGCAATCGCCACCAGAAACCATCTTGGGAAGTCAGGTGATGATTATCCACGACTACGAGAAGCAATCCTCCTACGACATGATTTCCCACCTTCGATATGCCATTTCGCTTCCAAAATCGGACGTTCTCCAAATAATTATGCAGGATGGTACCAAGGTTTCCATAAGACCATCGGGAACCGAGCCAAAAATAAAGCTCTATTTTGGTGTAAAATCCACAATTTCCAATGAGAGTGAATTTGAAGCCAACTGGCACAAGTTGGACGATAAAGTCGCTTCCATTATACAGGAGCTGAAGCTATAA
- the rfbD gene encoding dTDP-4-dehydrorhamnose reductase, translating to MKILVTGSNGQLGSELQLIAQHDNSSSYVFTDIQELDITSDVAVASFLAESKPDIIINCAAYTAVDKAETDIRSAELVNFVAPTILSKACLKSDIGLIHISTDYVFDGTAHLPYNEESDVNPTSVYGKSKLDGERAVLNAGGIVVRTSWLYSSHGNNFVKTMMRLGKEKESIGVVFDQVGTPTWAYNLAEVLITIAKKSTHDFKRFSGIYHYSNEGVCSWYDFAIEIMALTNSPCKVSPIETKEYPVPAPRPAYSVLNKRKIKDTFQIEIPHWKESLKKCVKLLSQ from the coding sequence ATGAAAATTCTTGTCACCGGAAGTAATGGACAGCTAGGTAGTGAGCTACAGCTAATTGCTCAACACGATAATAGCAGCAGCTATGTTTTTACTGATATTCAAGAGCTCGATATTACTAGTGATGTTGCAGTTGCTAGCTTCTTAGCCGAGTCAAAACCAGATATTATCATTAACTGTGCTGCCTACACCGCAGTGGATAAAGCCGAAACGGATATACGCTCAGCAGAGCTGGTTAATTTTGTTGCCCCAACCATTTTGTCCAAGGCATGCCTGAAGTCGGATATTGGGCTCATTCATATCTCTACTGACTACGTTTTCGACGGAACTGCTCATCTCCCATACAACGAGGAGAGTGATGTTAACCCCACCTCGGTGTATGGAAAGAGCAAACTCGATGGCGAACGTGCGGTTCTAAATGCTGGTGGAATTGTGGTTAGAACATCGTGGCTATACTCGAGCCATGGAAATAATTTTGTGAAAACCATGATGCGTCTCGGAAAAGAAAAGGAATCCATTGGTGTTGTTTTCGACCAAGTGGGCACCCCAACTTGGGCCTATAACCTCGCTGAAGTTTTGATAACTATAGCAAAAAAATCAACTCACGACTTCAAACGCTTCTCGGGAATTTACCATTACTCCAACGAAGGTGTATGCAGCTGGTACGATTTTGCCATTGAAATAATGGCACTCACGAACTCCCCATGCAAGGTTAGCCCAATCGAGACAAAGGAATATCCTGTACCAGCTCCTCGCCCTGCATACAGCGTTCTAAACAAAAGAAAAATCAAGGATACCTTTCAGATTGAAATACCACATTGGAAGGAGAGCTTAAAAAAATGCGTTAAATTGCTGTCACAATAA
- the rfbC gene encoding dTDP-4-dehydrorhamnose 3,5-epimerase — protein MDIAATNFSGLMVITPRVFEDSRGYFFESFNLAQFEAVGINTSWVQDNQSKSSYGVIRGLHFQLAPFAQSKLVRVLSGSILDVALDIRRGSPTFGQHYAVELSETNKKQLLIPHGFAHGFSVLSETATVLYKCDNLYKPEAERGIIFNDPDLNIDWRISAEKEIISAKDKVHPSFAHAEMNFLFP, from the coding sequence ATGGATATCGCTGCAACGAACTTTTCCGGCTTAATGGTTATCACCCCTCGTGTTTTTGAGGATTCAAGAGGTTATTTCTTTGAATCTTTCAACTTAGCACAATTTGAGGCGGTGGGAATCAACACGAGCTGGGTCCAGGATAACCAATCAAAATCGAGCTATGGCGTAATCAGAGGATTGCACTTTCAGCTAGCTCCTTTTGCCCAATCAAAGTTGGTGAGAGTGCTCTCTGGGAGTATACTCGATGTTGCACTTGATATTCGTAGGGGAAGTCCAACTTTTGGGCAGCACTACGCCGTTGAATTGTCGGAAACCAACAAGAAACAACTACTTATTCCTCATGGGTTTGCGCATGGATTTTCGGTGCTCTCCGAGACGGCAACAGTTTTGTATAAATGCGATAACCTTTACAAACCCGAGGCTGAACGAGGAATCATCTTTAATGATCCAGATCTTAATATAGATTGGCGTATCTCAGCCGAGAAAGAAATTATCTCGGCAAAAGACAAGGTTCATCCTTCGTTTGCTCACGCAGAAATGAATTTCCTATTTCCTTAA
- the rfbA gene encoding glucose-1-phosphate thymidylyltransferase RfbA — protein MKGIILAGGAGTRLYPITQAISKQILPVYDKPMIYYPLSVLMLAGLRDILIISTPSDIPLYQRLFGDGKQLGLNIQYVVQPSPDGLAQAFILGEEFIGNDSACLVLGDNIFYGQGFSGILRESANQKDGATVFGYWVNDPQRYGVAEFNKDGKVISLEEKPDKPKSNYAVTGLYFYGNDVVAKAKSLKPSKRGELEITDLNRLYLNEGKLGVKLLGRGMAWLDTGTHESLLQASNFVQTIESRQGLKIACIEEIAFKNGFIDKAQLLKLAEPMAKNQYGQYLMALANE, from the coding sequence ATGAAAGGAATAATACTGGCTGGTGGAGCGGGCACAAGGTTATACCCCATAACCCAAGCCATTTCAAAACAAATTCTTCCCGTCTACGATAAGCCAATGATTTACTATCCCCTTTCGGTACTGATGCTGGCCGGACTCAGGGATATATTAATCATCTCCACTCCTTCCGATATTCCTTTATATCAAAGGCTATTTGGTGATGGAAAACAGCTTGGGCTCAACATTCAATATGTAGTTCAACCATCTCCCGACGGACTTGCACAGGCATTTATTCTTGGTGAAGAGTTCATTGGAAACGACTCGGCCTGCCTCGTATTAGGTGACAATATCTTTTACGGACAAGGCTTTAGTGGTATACTGCGAGAAAGTGCAAATCAAAAAGACGGCGCCACCGTTTTTGGATATTGGGTAAACGACCCTCAGCGTTATGGAGTTGCCGAGTTCAACAAAGATGGCAAGGTAATTAGCCTTGAGGAGAAACCGGACAAGCCAAAATCGAACTATGCAGTTACTGGCCTTTACTTCTATGGAAACGATGTGGTTGCTAAGGCTAAAAGTCTCAAACCATCGAAGCGAGGGGAGTTGGAGATAACCGATCTTAATAGGCTATACCTTAACGAAGGAAAACTCGGTGTAAAGTTGCTGGGTAGAGGTATGGCATGGCTTGATACAGGAACCCATGAGAGCTTACTACAAGCCTCAAACTTTGTTCAAACTATCGAGTCGCGACAAGGACTTAAAATTGCGTGTATCGAGGAAATCGCATTTAAGAACGGATTCATTGATAAGGCACAACTTTTGAAATTAGCGGAGCCAATGGCAAAGAATCAGTATGGACAATACCTTATGGCACTAGCAAACGAATAA
- a CDS encoding UDP-glucuronic acid decarboxylase family protein, translating into MKRILVTGGAGFIGSHLCERLLNESNEVICLDNFFTGSKQNIVHLLDNPYFELVRHDVTAPYFAEVDEIYNLACPASPIHYQYNPIKTVKTSVQGAINMLGLAKRLKAKILQASTSEVYGDPTVHPQPETYWGNVNPIGPRSCYDEGKRCAETLFMNYYYQNSVKIKIIRIFNTYGPRMNPNDGRVVSNFIVQALNGEDITVYGNGNQTRSFQYVDDLVEGMIRMMNTRDEFIGPVNIGNPVEFSMLELAEQVIKLTKSKSKLSFKPLPQDDPTQRKPEISLARKELNGWEPSVNLHDGLEKTIFFFKTLLNK; encoded by the coding sequence ATGAAAAGAATATTAGTTACGGGTGGTGCTGGTTTTATTGGGTCACATCTTTGCGAGCGACTGCTGAATGAGAGCAACGAGGTAATCTGCCTCGACAACTTCTTTACCGGATCGAAGCAGAATATTGTTCACCTGCTGGACAATCCTTACTTTGAACTTGTTAGGCATGACGTAACTGCACCCTACTTTGCTGAGGTTGATGAAATATACAACCTTGCCTGCCCCGCCTCACCAATTCATTACCAGTACAATCCTATTAAAACGGTAAAGACATCGGTGCAAGGTGCTATTAATATGCTAGGTTTAGCAAAGCGGCTTAAAGCAAAAATTCTGCAAGCCTCAACCAGCGAAGTTTATGGTGACCCAACCGTCCATCCTCAACCGGAAACCTACTGGGGAAACGTAAACCCAATTGGTCCCCGCTCCTGTTACGATGAGGGAAAGCGATGTGCTGAAACCCTCTTTATGAACTACTACTACCAAAATAGCGTTAAAATAAAGATCATTCGGATTTTCAATACCTATGGTCCCAGAATGAATCCAAATGACGGTAGAGTGGTTTCCAATTTTATTGTCCAGGCACTAAATGGTGAGGATATTACGGTTTACGGAAACGGAAACCAAACCAGAAGTTTTCAGTATGTGGACGACCTTGTTGAGGGAATGATTCGTATGATGAATACACGTGATGAATTCATTGGCCCAGTAAATATTGGTAATCCCGTAGAATTTTCAATGCTTGAGCTGGCTGAACAGGTAATAAAGTTGACAAAATCGAAATCAAAATTGTCCTTTAAACCACTGCCACAGGATGACCCAACGCAGAGGAAACCAGAAATTTCACTTGCCCGAAAAGAGCTCAATGGCTGGGAACCCTCGGTTAATCTTCACGATGGCCTTGAAAAAACTATTTTCTTCTTTAAAACATTGCTAAATAAATAG
- a CDS encoding UDP-glucose/GDP-mannose dehydrogenase family protein codes for MKISVVGSGYVGLVTGTCFAETGVTVTCVDIDKKKIDELKNGIIPIYEPGLDDMVKRNVDKGRLFFTTSLKESLVDAEVVFIAVGTPPDEDGSADLKYVTGVAQEVGACINQYTVVVTKSTVPVGTSHKVKKAVQDELSKRKVSITFDVASNPEFLKEGNAIEDFLKPDRIVCGVESEQAKAIMEKLYKPFVLNGHPILFMDIASSELTKYAANAMLATKISFMNDIASLCELVGADVNWVRKGIGSDSRIGNKFIYPGAGYGGSCFPKDVKALIRTSDENGHSLEILKAVEDVNDRQKEVLFKKLSKHFNGNLKGKRIAIWGLSFKPNTDDMREAPSLVIIKNLVDAGATVRVYDPVAMDESMRRIGNIVEYAKEAYDATTDADALILVTEWSEFRILNFSMLNKLMRSKVVVDGRNIYDPQEMLEHGFKYYSIGKRPLE; via the coding sequence ATGAAAATTTCAGTCGTTGGCAGTGGATATGTTGGATTGGTTACAGGCACATGTTTTGCCGAAACAGGAGTAACCGTTACCTGTGTCGATATTGACAAGAAAAAGATTGATGAATTAAAAAATGGAATAATCCCCATATACGAGCCGGGGCTAGATGATATGGTAAAACGGAATGTTGACAAAGGTCGCCTATTTTTTACTACTAGCCTAAAGGAAAGCCTTGTTGATGCAGAGGTTGTTTTTATTGCAGTGGGTACACCACCCGACGAAGACGGAAGTGCTGACTTAAAGTATGTTACTGGCGTGGCACAAGAGGTTGGAGCCTGCATAAACCAATATACCGTGGTTGTTACAAAGAGCACCGTTCCTGTAGGTACCAGCCACAAGGTAAAGAAGGCCGTTCAGGATGAACTCTCCAAACGCAAGGTATCCATAACCTTTGATGTTGCCTCAAACCCAGAATTTTTGAAAGAAGGTAATGCCATTGAAGACTTTTTAAAGCCCGATAGAATTGTTTGTGGAGTAGAATCAGAACAGGCCAAGGCCATCATGGAAAAGCTCTATAAGCCATTTGTGCTCAATGGCCATCCAATCCTATTTATGGATATTGCCTCATCGGAGCTAACCAAGTATGCCGCCAACGCAATGCTGGCTACTAAAATCAGCTTTATGAACGATATTGCTTCGCTTTGTGAACTGGTTGGTGCCGATGTAAATTGGGTTCGAAAAGGAATTGGCTCCGACTCGCGAATTGGAAATAAGTTTATTTATCCAGGGGCAGGATATGGTGGAAGCTGCTTTCCAAAAGATGTAAAAGCGCTCATCAGAACATCCGATGAAAACGGACACTCCCTTGAAATTTTAAAGGCAGTGGAAGACGTTAACGATCGTCAAAAAGAGGTGCTATTCAAGAAGCTAAGTAAGCATTTCAATGGAAACCTCAAGGGCAAAAGAATTGCTATTTGGGGTTTATCGTTTAAGCCCAACACCGACGACATGCGCGAAGCTCCCTCCTTGGTCATCATTAAAAATTTGGTTGATGCAGGGGCAACTGTGCGAGTATACGACCCAGTTGCAATGGATGAATCGATGCGCCGAATTGGAAATATTGTTGAATACGCCAAGGAAGCCTACGATGCAACCACTGATGCCGATGCACTAATCCTTGTAACCGAATGGTCAGAGTTTAGAATTCTAAACTTCTCCATGCTAAACAAGTTAATGCGGAGCAAGGTAGTGGTAGACGGAAGGAATATATACGATCCACAGGAGATGCTGGAACACGGTTTTAAATACTATAGCATAGGAAAAAGACCGCTCGAATAA